CGGTTCGCCAGCAACCCGTTCGTCGATGCCGGCGTTGGCGCCGGCGTCGACTCCACCACGCCCGGAGCTTCCGGGCGCAACAAGGGAGAGCCGCATGCACAGGTTCATTGAGGTTCTGGTCGACCCGCAGGGCCGGGGCGCCGTCGACTCGCCGCTGCTGGACGTGGGAGACGACGTCGAACTGGTGTGGATCTGCCGGCAGGCCGGCGTCGGCCCGCTGCGGCTCCACGCCGTCGACGGCCGCGGCGATGACGACATCGAGTTCCTGCCGTTCGTCCCCACGGCACCGGAAGCGCTGCCTGCACCGGTAGACCGGCAGGACGGGTTCACGCTGGAGGCGAGCGCGCAGACTGTCGTGGTCATCAGCTGGCAGGCGCCGCGGGCGCAGAGGGCGCGATCGTGGGTCTATCGCATCGTCGCCGAGGACGCGCCGGTGGATTCACGTGACTTCGCCACCGGCGTGATCCATCTGTCGGCGTCCGCGTCCACCGCCGGCTCCGGCGGCGTCAGCGAGCCGCGCTAGCCACGCGCGGCGTGGAATGGCGGGGCAGCGCCAGCGGCGAGCCCGCGCACGGAGCGGGGCGACCTCGGGCCCGTCAGGCCGGGATCAGCGCGCTGTCGAACAGGTCGGCGCAGACCGGCGCCGGCGTCGCCGCCTGGCGCACCGGGGCGAAGCTGCGGCGGTGGATCACGCAGGGTCCGTGGGTGCGCAGCGCGGCGAGATGCTCGGGCGTGGAATAGCCCTTGTGGCGGTCGAAGCCGTACACCGGGTGGTCGGCATGCAAGGCCACCATCGCGCGGTCGCGCGCCACCTTGGCGAGGATCGACGCGGCCATGATCGCGCGGTCGCGTGCATCCCCGTCGACCCAGGCTTCCGCACGGCAGGGCAGGGCCTTGGGCAGGTGGTTGCCATCGATACGCGCCACGCAGCGCTCGCGTTCGAGCCCGCTGATGGCGTTTTCCAGCGCACGGCGCATGCCCTGCATGGTGGCGTGGAAGATGTTGATGCGGTCGATCTCGTCGACGTCGACCGACACGATGCTCCATGCCAGTGCGCGCTCGACGATGCGCGCATACAGCGCCTCGCGCCGTTCCGCGGTCAGCTGCTTGGAGTCGTTGAGGCCGTTGATGCGCGGCCGCGCGGGATCGAATACCACCGCGGCGACCACCACCGGCCCGGCGAGGGGGCCACGCCCGGCCTCGTCGACGCCGAGGATCCAGTCATCCGCCGTCGTCATGGGGCCACGCCCCGGGACAGGCGGCGCCGGCCACGGGCGCTGGCATGGACCGGAACGGAAATCGGGAGCGGGCGACGGTGCACGCGGGCAGGGTATCGGCGACGGTGCGGCGCGACAAGGACGGCGAACTGACTGCGTCAGCCGTTTCGCGTACGCATGGCTCAGCGGCGGTCGATCAGCGTTTCGATGACATCCGCCGCGCGCGCCGAGGCATCGCGGCGCAGGGTGCGGTGGATCCCCGCGAAGCACGGCTCCAGTGCGGCCGCCGCGGCCGGATCGTGCAGGAACCCCAGCACCGCGGCCGACAGCCGTTCCGCGGTGCAGTCTTCCTGGATCAGTTCGGGTACCACCGGCTTTCCCGCCAGCACGTTTGGCAGCGAGTAGGTGTCGACCTTGAGCAGCCCCAGCGCGCGCACGATCGCCGCCGTGGTCCGCGACACCCGGTAGCCCACCACCATCGGTCGCTTCGCCAGCAGGCCTTCCAGCGTGGCGGTGCCCGAAGCCAGCAGCACCACGTCCGCGGCCACCATCGCTTCGCGCGCCTGGCCGTCGATGATGCGCAGCGCGTCACCGCGTAGCGGGGAGGCGGCGGCGAGTGCGTCGAGCATCTGCCGGCAGGCGGGGTTGGCCGCGGGTACCACGACCTGCAGGCCGGGCATGGCGGTGGCGACGAGCGCGGCGGCGTCGAGGAACACCTGCCCCAGTCGCGCGACCTCGCCCTGGCGCGAACCCGGCAACACCGCCAGCACCGGACCCTGCTTCTGCAGGCCGAGCCGCTGGCGCGCGGTGCGTCGATCCGGTTCCAGCGGCATTTCGTCGGCCATCGGGTGGCCGACGAAGCGCGCATCGACCCCGTATTTCGCGTAGATCGGCGGCTCCATCGGGAACAGGCACAGCACCCGGTCCGCGCTGCGCCCGAGCTTCGCCGCGCGGCCGCGCCGCCACGCCCATACCGATGGACTCACGTAATGCACGGTGCGCAGCCCGCGCTGTTTCAGGCGCCGCTCGAGGCCGAGGTTGAAGTCCGGTGCATCGATGCCGATGAACACGTCCGGCTTCCAAGCGAGGATGCGTTGCTGCAGGCCGGCACGCAGGCGCAAAAGCCTGGGCAGGTGGGCGAGGACTTCCGTCAGTCCCATCACCGCGAGTTCGGAGGCGTCATGCCACGCATCGAAACCGGCACGACGCATCGCATCGCCACCGACCCCGGCGAACGTGGCCCCCGGGAAGCGCGCGCGCAGCGCGTCGACCAGGCCGGCGCCGAGCAGGTCCCCGGAGGCTTCGCCGGCAACCAGCGCGAAACGCGGTGCCCGCGGCAACGTGGCCGGGAGCGGGGAGTGAAGCGTTGCGGTGGCCGGAGAGGCTGCGGTCGTGGGCGTGGTGTTCACGGGCGCGCGTGGTTCCGGGCCGGGCCGGTCATCTTAGCAACGGCCGCTGTCCGGCTTCGACGAACGCGAGGAAGGCGCGCACGTCGTCACTTTCCGCAGCGAGTTCGGCGAGCCTTGCGCGCGCCTCCTCCAGCGAGCCGCCACCCATGTAGAGCGCACGGTAGGCGCGCTTGATCGCCGCGGTGCGGGCGGGATCGAAGCCGCGCCGCTTCAGCCCCTCGCTGTTGATGCCGCGCGGGCGGCCGTAGCCGTCCTGCGCCACCATCACGAAGGGCGGGACGTCGCCGTTGACGAAGGCACCCATGCCGATGAAGGCATGCATGCCGATCCGGCAGAACTGGTGCACGCCGACGAAACCGCTGAGGATCACGTGGTCACCGACCTCGACATGGCCGGCCAGCGTCGCGTTGTTGGAGAACACGCAGTGGCTGCCGACGATGCAATCGTGCGCCACGTGGGTGTAGGCCAGCAGCCAGTTGTCGTCGCCGATGCGGGTGATCCCGCCGCCGTCGCCGGTGCCGCGGTTGATGGTGACGAACTCGCGGATCGTGTTGCCATCGCCGATCACCAGCTCCACGCGCTCGCCGTGGAACTTCTTGTCCTGCGGTTCGCCGCCGATGGCCGCGTGGCCGTGGATGTGGTTGTCGCGGCCGATGCGGGTGGGGCCGTGGATGCTGCAGTGCGGCCCGATGCGGGTGCGGTCACCGATCTCGACGTCGGCGCCGACCAGCGTGAACGCGCCGATCTCGACGCCTTCACCCAGGCGCGCCCGCGGGTCGACGAACGCGCTCGGATGGATCGTCGCGCCCGCCGCCATGTCAGCTACGCGCCTCGGCGCAGAGGATCTCCGCGCAGGCGACTTCCTTGCCGTCGACGCGGGCGGTGCCGCAGTAGAGCGTCATGTTGCGGATCGCGCGCTTCAGTTGCACCTCGAGCTCCAGGCGGTCACCGGGCATCACCATGCGCGAGAACTTGGCCTTGTCCACCTTCACCAGGTATGACAGCCCCCCGCGCTGGGTGGCATCGAGGTCCAGATGGCTGAGCACGCCACCGGCCTGTGCGAGCGCTTCGATCACCAGCACGCCGGGCATCACCGGACGCCCGGGGAAGTGGCCCTGGAAGAACTGCTCGTTGCCGCTCACGCTCTTGTGGCAGAGCACGCGCTTGCCGCGCTCGTACTCGACCACGCGGTCGATCATCAGGAACGGGTACCGGTGGGGCAGCAGCTTCTGTACGCCGTCGTGCTCGATCGGCAGCTTGAATTCGTCGCTCATTCCTTTCCCTTCTCCAGCGCGCCGACGCGGCGCGCGAGCGCATCGAGTTGGCGGAAACGCGCGGCATTGCGGCGCCAGTCGCGCGTCGCCATGGCCGGCATCCCCGACGAGTATTCGCCCGGCTCGCTGATCGAGCTGGACACCATCGACATCGCGTGGACCAGCACGCGATCGCAGATCTCCAGGTGCCCGGCGATGCCGGCCGCGCCGGCAATCAGGCAATGGCGGCCGATGCGGGTGCTGCCGGCGATGCCGACGCAACCGGCCATCGCGGTATGCGCGCCGACGTGGACGTTGTGGGCGATCTGGATCAGGTTGTCCAGGCGCACGCCTTCCTCCAGCACGGTGTCGTCGAGCGCGCCGCGGTCGACCGTGGTGTTGGCGCCGATCTCGACGTCATCGCCGCAGACCACGCCGCCGAGCTGCGGCACCTTGATCCAGCGGCCATCCTCCATCGCCATGCCGAAGCCTTCCGCGCCGAGCACGGCACCGGGCTGGATCTGCACGCGCTTGCCGAGTCGCACACGCCGGTCGAGGGTGACGCGGGCGACCAGCACGCAGTCGATGTCGAGATGGCAGTCCTCGCCGACCACGCAGCCCGGGCCGACCACGCAACCGGCGGCAATGGTGGTGCGGGCGCCGATGCTGGCCAACGGGCCGACTTCGGCGCCCGGATGGACCTGTGCGGTCGGATCGACCACTGCGCTCGGGTGGATGCCGGGGCGCAACGGGCGTTTCGGCTCGAACAGTGCCGCGATCTTCGCGTAGGCCACGTAGGGATCGCGCGCGACCAGCGCGGTACCGGTGAACGCGGCCGCGTCGTCCTCGCGCAGCACCACGATGCCGGCACCGGTGCCGGCGAGCTGGTCGCGCAGGCGCGGGTTGGACAGGAAGCTGAGTTCGGACGCGGTGGCGCGCGACAGCGGCGCGACGCCTGTTACGTGGGTATCCCCGTTGCCGCGCAGTTCCAGCCCGAAGCGCCGCGCAAGATCGGCGGCGGTGTGGTGTTGCATGTCCATCGTCGAGTTGCGGCGCGTCAGAACGCGCCGCCGAAGCTGAACTGCAGGCGTTCGGTTTCGTCGCCGCGACGGATCAGGTCGCCCGCACCGCCGAACACGTCCTTCTGCGATTCCAGCGGAATCGCGTAGCTGATCGAGATCGGGCCCACCGGCGCACGCCACATCAGAGCGACGCCGGCGGAAATGCGCAGGTCCTTGGCGTCGAACGCGTCGAGGTCGCGGAACACGTTGCCGAAGTCGACGAACGCGGAGATGCGCGCGGCCGGCGAATCGAGCAGGGTGGGGAAGTACATTTCCAGCGAGCCCACGGTCTTCAACGCGCCGCCGATCGGCTGCAGGTAGCCGCTGCCTTCCGCGGACTCGCGCGGACCCAGGGTGTTGTCACGGAAACCGCGCACCGAGCGCGTGCCACCGGCGTAGAAGTTCTCGAAGAACGGCAGTCCGCTGGCAGTGATGGTGCGCAGGTAATCCGGCGAGCCCGGGCCGCACGGGTCGGAGGGGTCAGCGCCCGGCTGGACGATTGGCGGCGTGGCCGGATCATTGTCGTGATCGACCAGCACCGGCGGATTGAAGCAGACATTGCGGGTGACATCGTCGCCGTAGCTGTCGCCGTAGCCGACCTCGGCGCGGGTGTTGAGCACCAGGGCGCGGGTGATCGGCCAGTACTTCGAGAACTCGTAGTTGAGCTTGAAGAATTCGGCGGTCGAGCCCGGCAACGTGACCTCCAGGCCGACGCGCTGGTAGGTGCCGCGCGTGGGCTGCAGGAAGTCGTTGCGGCTGTCGCGCGCCCAGCCGAGCTCGGTGCGCCAGGAATTGAAGGTGCGCGAGCCGAACGCGTCGATGTAGTCGACGATGGAATCCGGGGTGGCGCCTCGCCAGGCGTAGATCTCGTTGCGGTCGATGCCGAACATCAGCGAGATGCTGTCGTTCTCGGTGATCGGGACGCCGAAGAACATCTGCGCCGCGGCGTTGGTCGAGGAGTACTGCGCGGTGTTGAACTCGGAGTTGTCGAACTCGCGCC
This portion of the Luteimonas yindakuii genome encodes:
- the lpxB gene encoding lipid-A-disaccharide synthase, with the protein product MNTTPTTAASPATATLHSPLPATLPRAPRFALVAGEASGDLLGAGLVDALRARFPGATFAGVGGDAMRRAGFDAWHDASELAVMGLTEVLAHLPRLLRLRAGLQQRILAWKPDVFIGIDAPDFNLGLERRLKQRGLRTVHYVSPSVWAWRRGRAAKLGRSADRVLCLFPMEPPIYAKYGVDARFVGHPMADEMPLEPDRRTARQRLGLQKQGPVLAVLPGSRQGEVARLGQVFLDAAALVATAMPGLQVVVPAANPACRQMLDALAAASPLRGDALRIIDGQAREAMVAADVVLLASGTATLEGLLAKRPMVVGYRVSRTTAAIVRALGLLKVDTYSLPNVLAGKPVVPELIQEDCTAERLSAAVLGFLHDPAAAAALEPCFAGIHRTLRRDASARAADVIETLIDRR
- the fabZ gene encoding 3-hydroxyacyl-ACP dehydratase FabZ, coding for MSDEFKLPIEHDGVQKLLPHRYPFLMIDRVVEYERGKRVLCHKSVSGNEQFFQGHFPGRPVMPGVLVIEALAQAGGVLSHLDLDATQRGGLSYLVKVDKAKFSRMVMPGDRLELEVQLKRAIRNMTLYCGTARVDGKEVACAEILCAEARS
- a CDS encoding ribonuclease HII, producing MTTADDWILGVDEAGRGPLAGPVVVAAVVFDPARPRINGLNDSKQLTAERREALYARIVERALAWSIVSVDVDEIDRINIFHATMQGMRRALENAISGLERERCVARIDGNHLPKALPCRAEAWVDGDARDRAIMAASILAKVARDRAMVALHADHPVYGFDRHKGYSTPEHLAALRTHGPCVIHRRSFAPVRQAATPAPVCADLFDSALIPA
- the lpxD gene encoding UDP-3-O-(3-hydroxymyristoyl)glucosamine N-acyltransferase, whose product is MDMQHHTAADLARRFGLELRGNGDTHVTGVAPLSRATASELSFLSNPRLRDQLAGTGAGIVVLREDDAAAFTGTALVARDPYVAYAKIAALFEPKRPLRPGIHPSAVVDPTAQVHPGAEVGPLASIGARTTIAAGCVVGPGCVVGEDCHLDIDCVLVARVTLDRRVRLGKRVQIQPGAVLGAEGFGMAMEDGRWIKVPQLGGVVCGDDVEIGANTTVDRGALDDTVLEEGVRLDNLIQIAHNVHVGAHTAMAGCVGIAGSTRIGRHCLIAGAAGIAGHLEICDRVLVHAMSMVSSSISEPGEYSSGMPAMATRDWRRNAARFRQLDALARRVGALEKGKE
- the lpxA gene encoding acyl-ACP--UDP-N-acetylglucosamine O-acyltransferase, translating into MAAGATIHPSAFVDPRARLGEGVEIGAFTLVGADVEIGDRTRIGPHCSIHGPTRIGRDNHIHGHAAIGGEPQDKKFHGERVELVIGDGNTIREFVTINRGTGDGGGITRIGDDNWLLAYTHVAHDCIVGSHCVFSNNATLAGHVEVGDHVILSGFVGVHQFCRIGMHAFIGMGAFVNGDVPPFVMVAQDGYGRPRGINSEGLKRRGFDPARTAAIKRAYRALYMGGGSLEEARARLAELAAESDDVRAFLAFVEAGQRPLLR